Proteins co-encoded in one Flavobacterium sp. M31R6 genomic window:
- a CDS encoding carboxypeptidase-like regulatory domain-containing protein, giving the protein MGKFLLGILLLLKMSFVCAQKPTGIKGKIIDAKTQKPLENVVVTISNTQLMQLTSSDGVFSFYAVVPGNQLLLLHSQGFKDVILPVVITQDQMLDLGAVPLEDNQTSEQQAGTIALLESDLSDDNSGSESTSGLLQSSRDAFQQAAAFNWGQARFRIRGLDSQYATTMINGVTMNKLFDGRPQWGNWGGLNNVVRNQEFTVGSFPSDYAFGGILGTQEINTRASIYKPGMILSFSGTNTNYDWRMMGTYASGMNNKGWAFVVSAGTRWAEEGYFEGTNYNALAGFISVEKKINDHHSLNFSGFYTPNSRAKNSPNTAEVTELTSEKYNSYWGWQDGKKRNARIKTIEEPILMLNHFYTINEYSTLNSSLTYQFGKITNSNIDYQNGNSPDPTYYRKMPSYYSSMYAPDNGEFSGEFTPDYENAGKSREQFLANSQIDWNALYNANQTPVLDSNGKITGYIPAKSNCVLYEDRTDDQTITANSNFNTQISDNLFLTAGGFYSHLKSHNYQQLTDLLGGLYFDDIDVFYNGNQAQSDLNHPDRQVVEGDTYGYNFNYVANTFNVFTNFKFTYDKVDFYLAQNFISTNYQREGLYQNGIYPTNSFGKSEKVQFENFGFKGGILFKISGRQQFSFNGAYLSNAPAIRNTFPNARLNNSVVAGIQNENINSFDASYFYRTPRWQTRLTLFYAKIKNVTQTSFFYAEGIFDDGAGYANTDAFVSQTLTHLDIKNFGAEFSFQYQLTPTLMTNFSAAYGQFTFDSNPNVTITNDAQATAENPNPVFDFGTSSMKNYNQAGMPQQAFALGIEYRDPKYWWIGANINYLANSFIDISPISRTATFYKNPASGFNFPEASEERARELLSQEEFEPITLLNISGGKSWKVKGKNIGLFATLNNVLDLKYKTGGYEQARNANFRQLNQDVSSGTPNFGNKYFYGYGRTYFVNLYINL; this is encoded by the coding sequence ATGGGTAAATTTTTGTTAGGAATACTTTTATTATTGAAAATGTCTTTTGTTTGTGCCCAAAAACCAACAGGAATTAAGGGAAAAATCATTGATGCTAAAACTCAAAAGCCATTAGAAAATGTAGTGGTTACGATTTCAAACACACAGTTGATGCAACTCACGTCAAGTGATGGTGTTTTTAGTTTTTATGCTGTGGTTCCTGGAAATCAATTGTTGCTTTTGCATAGTCAAGGATTTAAGGACGTAATACTTCCTGTTGTAATTACACAAGACCAAATGTTGGATTTGGGCGCTGTTCCATTAGAGGATAATCAAACTTCGGAGCAACAGGCGGGAACAATCGCGCTTCTCGAAAGTGATTTAAGCGATGATAATAGTGGTTCCGAGAGCACTTCGGGACTTCTACAATCTTCCAGAGATGCTTTTCAACAAGCGGCGGCTTTCAATTGGGGTCAGGCTCGATTTAGGATTCGTGGGTTAGACAGTCAATATGCAACGACGATGATCAATGGTGTTACGATGAACAAATTATTTGACGGGAGGCCGCAATGGGGCAATTGGGGCGGATTGAATAATGTGGTTCGGAATCAGGAATTCACGGTAGGTTCTTTTCCTTCAGATTATGCTTTTGGCGGGATTTTGGGCACTCAGGAAATTAATACCCGTGCTTCGATTTATAAACCTGGAATGATTTTATCTTTTTCGGGAACCAATACCAATTACGATTGGCGAATGATGGGAACCTACGCTTCTGGAATGAACAATAAAGGCTGGGCATTTGTGGTTTCGGCAGGAACGCGTTGGGCTGAGGAAGGATATTTTGAAGGAACAAATTATAATGCTTTAGCGGGTTTTATCAGTGTGGAAAAGAAAATAAATGACCACCATTCTTTGAATTTCTCCGGATTTTATACACCCAATTCGAGAGCCAAAAATTCACCAAATACCGCTGAAGTAACTGAATTAACGAGCGAAAAGTACAATTCGTATTGGGGTTGGCAGGACGGCAAAAAGCGTAATGCCAGAATTAAAACTATTGAGGAGCCTATTTTGATGCTGAATCATTTTTATACCATCAATGAATATTCGACGCTGAATTCGAGTTTGACCTATCAATTTGGAAAAATTACCAATAGCAACATCGACTATCAAAACGGCAACAGCCCGGATCCAACATATTACAGAAAAATGCCGAGCTATTACAGTTCGATGTATGCGCCGGATAACGGAGAGTTTTCTGGAGAATTTACTCCCGATTATGAGAATGCTGGGAAAAGCAGGGAACAGTTTCTAGCAAATAGCCAAATCGATTGGAATGCTTTGTACAATGCGAATCAAACTCCAGTTTTGGATTCCAATGGGAAAATAACAGGCTATATTCCCGCCAAAAGCAATTGTGTTTTGTACGAAGATCGAACGGACGACCAAACGATAACGGCCAATTCTAACTTCAATACACAAATAAGTGACAATCTTTTCTTGACGGCAGGAGGTTTTTACAGTCATTTAAAATCCCATAATTACCAACAATTAACGGACTTATTAGGAGGTTTGTATTTTGATGATATCGATGTTTTTTATAATGGAAATCAAGCGCAATCGGATTTGAATCATCCCGACAGGCAGGTTGTTGAAGGTGATACGTATGGTTACAATTTTAATTATGTTGCGAATACGTTCAACGTTTTTACCAATTTTAAATTTACATATGATAAAGTCGATTTTTATTTGGCACAAAATTTCATAAGTACGAATTATCAACGTGAAGGTTTGTATCAAAACGGAATTTATCCGACGAATTCTTTTGGGAAAAGTGAGAAAGTTCAATTTGAAAATTTTGGTTTTAAAGGCGGAATTCTTTTCAAAATTTCGGGTAGGCAGCAGTTTAGTTTTAATGGTGCTTATCTTTCTAATGCTCCAGCCATCAGAAATACATTTCCCAATGCGAGATTAAACAATTCGGTAGTTGCGGGTATCCAAAATGAAAACATAAATAGTTTCGATGCGAGTTATTTTTACAGAACTCCAAGATGGCAAACCCGTCTCACTCTTTTTTATGCCAAAATAAAGAACGTTACACAAACTTCTTTCTTTTATGCTGAAGGAATATTTGATGATGGAGCAGGATATGCAAATACAGATGCTTTTGTAAGCCAGACTTTAACACATTTGGATATAAAGAATTTCGGTGCCGAATTTAGTTTTCAATACCAATTAACCCCAACGCTAATGACTAATTTTTCGGCAGCTTACGGTCAGTTTACGTTTGACAGCAATCCGAATGTCACCATAACCAATGACGCTCAAGCCACTGCTGAAAATCCCAATCCCGTATTTGATTTTGGAACTTCATCAATGAAAAACTATAATCAGGCGGGAATGCCACAACAGGCTTTTGCTTTAGGAATCGAATATAGAGATCCCAAATATTGGTGGATTGGGGCCAATATCAATTATTTAGCAAATAGTTTTATAGATATTTCGCCTATCTCAAGAACGGCTACATTTTATAAAAATCCTGCAAGCGGTTTCAATTTTCCTGAAGCTTCAGAGGAAAGAGCGAGGGAGTTATTGAGTCAAGAAGAGTTTGAGCCCATTACTTTGTTGAACATTTCAGGAGGGAAATCATGGAAAGTTAAAGGAAAGAATATCGGACTTTTTGCAACGTTAAATAATGTTTTGGATTTGAAATACAAAACAGGAGGATATGAGCAAGCTAGAAATGCCAATTTCAGACAACTCAACCAAGATGTTTCCAGTGGGACTCCCAATTTTGGCAACAAATATTTTTATGGTTACGGGCGGACGTATTTTGTAAACCTGTACATCAATTTATAA
- a CDS encoding NADH:flavin oxidoreductase/NADH oxidase, which produces MSSQLFSPLQIKSITLKNRITVSPMCQYSAEDGFANDWHLVHLGSRATGGSGLIIQEATAISPEGRISPSDLGIWSDDHIKKLQSITKFIISQDSVPGIQLAHAGRKASVSSPWYGNKKLTQNQGGWETFAPSAIGYHDNEQTPTALDKAGIQKVIADFKLATRRAEKAGYQVLEIHAAHGYLLHQFLSPLSNSRTDEYGGAFENRIRLLLEVLQAVQSEWSKELPLMVRISATDWADGGWNAEESVRLSKILKEKGVDIIDVSSGGLVSHQQIPLGPNYQVHFAEKIKKETGILTGAVGLITTSQQAEAIVASGKADLVLFARESLRNPNLGLTFAQELGVDVQWPKQYDRAKMR; this is translated from the coding sequence ATGTCTTCACAATTATTTTCTCCATTACAAATAAAAAGTATCACACTCAAAAACAGAATTACAGTTTCACCAATGTGCCAATATTCGGCGGAGGATGGCTTTGCCAATGATTGGCATTTGGTACACCTTGGCAGTCGGGCTACGGGTGGCTCAGGTTTAATCATTCAGGAAGCCACAGCCATTTCTCCTGAAGGGAGAATTTCTCCTAGTGATTTAGGTATTTGGAGCGATGATCATATCAAAAAATTACAGTCTATCACTAAGTTTATCATTAGTCAGGATTCAGTTCCAGGAATACAATTGGCTCACGCCGGCAGGAAAGCCAGTGTTTCGTCACCTTGGTACGGTAATAAAAAATTGACCCAAAATCAAGGTGGATGGGAAACTTTTGCACCAAGTGCAATTGGTTATCACGATAATGAGCAAACTCCTACTGCATTGGATAAAGCGGGAATCCAAAAAGTAATTGCCGATTTTAAATTGGCCACCAGAAGAGCCGAGAAAGCAGGATATCAAGTCCTTGAAATTCACGCAGCACACGGTTATTTGTTGCACCAATTTTTGTCGCCTTTGTCCAATTCGAGAACGGATGAGTATGGGGGGGCTTTCGAAAATCGTATTCGATTACTTCTGGAAGTGCTCCAGGCGGTTCAGTCTGAATGGTCCAAAGAACTTCCTTTAATGGTGAGAATCTCAGCTACAGATTGGGCTGATGGAGGTTGGAACGCTGAAGAATCAGTGCGACTTTCTAAAATTTTGAAGGAGAAAGGAGTCGATATAATTGATGTTTCTTCAGGTGGCTTGGTGTCTCATCAACAAATTCCTTTAGGGCCTAATTATCAAGTTCATTTTGCCGAAAAAATTAAAAAGGAAACGGGGATTTTGACCGGAGCGGTTGGTTTGATTACTACTTCTCAACAAGCGGAAGCGATTGTAGCGAGCGGTAAAGCGGATCTCGTTTTATTTGCGAGAGAGTCGCTTAGAAATCCGAATTTAGGATTGACTTTTGCTCAGGAATTGGGTGTTGATGTTCAATGGCCGAAACAATATGACAGAGCTAAAATGAGATAA
- a CDS encoding alpha-amylase family glycosyl hydrolase, giving the protein MKKLSISFVLIALIFSLICCQNNKLSNNDDNSQIDGHPAWIMQGNIYEVNVRQYTPEGTFNSFAKHLDRLKAMGVQTIWFMPINPISKLDRKGSLGSYYAVSDYTAVNPEFGTMDDFKKLVEAIHEKGMKVLIDWVPNHTGADHRWITQHPDFFLKDSSGKPAVAFDWADTRQLNYKNPVLQDSMIRAMKYWIEDTNIDGFRCDVAWNVPASFWRKSIPELKKMKNIFMLAEGDSTYLPKSGFDAVYPWHMFKMMEKVAKGEKSALALDSINKENETLYPKNTIQMYFTSNHDENSWNHADFGTFPGIIHEPFAVFTQTMKNSIPLIYSGQEEPVLRALKFFDKDPIKFKNFQREKFYTTLLNLRKNNEALSANASFKKVHLGDDKAIYAYVREKGNKKVLVILNFSANEQAVSIKDNSLTGKAHNVFKENEETLSSKEWKMKPWGYEVYEY; this is encoded by the coding sequence ATGAAAAAACTCTCTATTTCATTTGTGCTTATTGCATTGATTTTTTCTTTGATATGCTGTCAAAACAACAAGTTATCAAATAACGACGACAACAGTCAAATCGACGGTCATCCCGCTTGGATCATGCAAGGCAATATTTATGAGGTCAACGTTCGCCAATACACGCCTGAAGGGACTTTCAATTCATTTGCAAAACATCTTGACCGGCTAAAAGCGATGGGAGTCCAAACGATTTGGTTCATGCCAATTAATCCTATCAGTAAATTGGACAGAAAAGGGTCTTTAGGAAGTTATTATGCCGTTTCCGACTATACCGCGGTTAATCCTGAATTTGGCACAATGGATGACTTTAAGAAACTTGTAGAGGCTATTCATGAGAAAGGAATGAAAGTATTAATTGATTGGGTACCCAATCACACCGGAGCAGACCATCGATGGATTACGCAACACCCGGATTTCTTCCTAAAAGACAGCTCCGGCAAACCGGCAGTAGCATTTGATTGGGCAGACACAAGACAATTAAATTATAAAAATCCTGTATTGCAGGACAGTATGATTCGCGCAATGAAATACTGGATTGAAGACACGAATATAGACGGATTTCGATGTGACGTTGCCTGGAACGTTCCGGCTTCTTTTTGGCGTAAGTCCATTCCGGAACTGAAAAAAATGAAGAATATCTTTATGCTCGCCGAAGGAGACAGCACTTACCTACCAAAAAGCGGTTTTGATGCCGTTTACCCTTGGCACATGTTCAAAATGATGGAAAAAGTAGCCAAAGGCGAAAAATCAGCCCTTGCTTTGGACAGCATCAACAAGGAAAATGAAACCTTATACCCAAAAAATACGATTCAAATGTATTTCACCAGCAATCACGATGAAAATAGCTGGAATCATGCCGATTTTGGAACTTTTCCAGGAATTATTCATGAGCCGTTTGCGGTATTTACTCAAACCATGAAAAACAGCATTCCATTAATTTACAGTGGACAGGAAGAACCCGTTTTAAGGGCATTAAAGTTTTTCGACAAAGATCCTATAAAGTTTAAAAATTTTCAAAGAGAAAAATTCTACACGACATTGCTGAATCTAAGAAAGAACAACGAAGCACTTTCCGCTAATGCCTCCTTCAAAAAAGTACACTTGGGAGACGACAAAGCGATTTACGCCTATGTAAGAGAAAAAGGAAACAAAAAAGTTTTAGTAATTCTTAATTTTTCCGCAAACGAACAAGCTGTATCCATAAAAGACAATTCTTTGACAGGAAAAGCACATAATGTCTTCAAAGAAAATGAAGAAACTTTAAGCTCCAAAGAATGGAAAATGAAACCTTGGGGTTATGAAGTTTATGAATATTGA
- a CDS encoding DUF5689 domain-containing protein: protein MSLKFYTVFLGIAITFASCAREEFDVPKLTCTQPDLKVNRTVEEVRAATSSIVTQYTYDDVIEAYVVSSDEAGNFFKTISFQTLATATTPAMGFSVPVDASNTYIDFRLGNKVYIKIKNQYTDIYFGGMRIGSIYVNTYNEGGVGRISPNDYKKVLNASCTMVSEELLVRPISITDLLQDSNINTLVELSEVQFTNDAIGRHYYEESNDIGGGTNWSLMDKLGNRVLFRTSSFADFADKIVPDGRGKVKGVLTKFGSDYQLLARSEKDVNLTGAAAVPFFSENFQSVETNTKLNLPGWTNMVQKGTKFWLGTMYAGNGYAEFNTTGTKVASNIAWLISPKIDMDVHTNEVLTFRSAQHHLDVDSPLNSLEVYVSKNFDGLNIDKATWIPLKVTLPKQATPWYQFVGSGGVDLSSYTGKINIAFKYTGSGKNLALDGAFQVDDVQIYGDK from the coding sequence ATGAGTTTAAAATTCTACACTGTTTTTTTAGGAATTGCAATAACTTTTGCTAGCTGTGCAAGGGAAGAATTTGATGTGCCAAAACTAACCTGCACTCAACCCGATTTGAAAGTAAACCGCACTGTTGAAGAAGTGCGAGCTGCGACAAGTTCCATAGTGACTCAATACACCTACGATGATGTTATTGAAGCATATGTGGTTTCCAGTGATGAGGCTGGGAATTTTTTCAAAACGATATCGTTTCAAACATTGGCAACCGCCACAACTCCAGCGATGGGTTTTAGCGTTCCTGTTGATGCTTCGAATACATACATTGATTTTCGATTAGGGAATAAAGTTTATATCAAAATAAAAAATCAATACACGGATATTTACTTCGGAGGAATGCGTATAGGAAGTATTTATGTGAATACGTATAATGAAGGTGGCGTTGGACGAATTTCTCCAAATGATTATAAAAAAGTACTGAACGCTTCTTGCACAATGGTGAGTGAGGAACTTTTAGTTCGGCCTATTTCAATAACCGATTTGCTGCAGGATTCAAACATCAATACGTTGGTTGAATTGTCGGAGGTACAATTTACAAATGATGCGATTGGGAGACATTATTATGAAGAATCCAATGATATTGGTGGTGGAACCAATTGGAGTTTGATGGATAAATTAGGGAATCGGGTGTTGTTTCGAACTAGTAGTTTTGCTGATTTTGCTGATAAAATTGTTCCCGACGGAAGGGGAAAAGTAAAAGGAGTTTTGACCAAGTTTGGTTCAGATTATCAATTGTTGGCACGATCCGAAAAAGATGTGAACCTTACAGGTGCTGCTGCAGTCCCGTTCTTTTCCGAAAACTTTCAAAGTGTCGAAACCAATACCAAACTCAATCTTCCGGGCTGGACAAACATGGTACAAAAAGGAACAAAGTTTTGGCTTGGGACAATGTATGCAGGAAATGGATATGCGGAGTTTAATACAACAGGAACAAAAGTAGCGTCCAATATAGCTTGGTTGATTTCTCCAAAAATTGATATGGATGTACATACCAATGAAGTGCTTACTTTTAGATCGGCGCAGCATCACCTGGATGTGGATTCACCTTTAAATTCGCTAGAAGTGTATGTCTCCAAAAACTTTGACGGCTTGAATATTGACAAAGCCACGTGGATTCCGCTCAAAGTTACATTGCCTAAACAAGCGACACCTTGGTATCAGTTTGTGGGTTCTGGCGGAGTGGATTTATCAAGTTATACTGGGAAAATAAACATTGCGTTCAAGTACACGGGTTCGGGTAAAAACCTTGCTTTGGATGGTGCTTTTCAAGTGGACGATGTTCAGATTTATGGGGATAAGTAA
- a CDS encoding MFS transporter — translation MIDLNFLGRFKAKGKYKKNYRDAKASYLVRIRWAVSMFYFAMGLCFATWASRIPTIKAALNLSDGQLGSILFALPVGQLTMMYFSGKLVTRYGSHRILPFAIVMYAVSLTNIGLAQNAWQLALGLYAFGIFGNLTNISVNTQGVYTEGLFRRTIMSSFHGMWSLAGFTGALVGLGMLALQLSTYTHFLIVAFIAFLLIASNFKFLIKAKETIKTEKKKGFSKPDATLVLLGVIGFCCMASEGIMFDWSGVFFKDIVKAPGALIILGYTSFMIMMASGRFFGDKLINRFGRKTVIKISGIMISSGFFTAVAFPYIIPSMIAFMIIGLGVSTVVPTLYSIAGKHPTIPTGEALTTVSSVSFLGFLMGPPVIGYIAELFSLRFSFAFIGIFGFFIAFMVSRIKAID, via the coding sequence TTGATAGATTTAAATTTTTTAGGTCGGTTTAAGGCCAAGGGCAAATACAAGAAAAACTATCGAGATGCGAAAGCGTCTTATTTGGTTAGAATTCGATGGGCAGTATCAATGTTCTATTTTGCTATGGGATTGTGTTTTGCTACTTGGGCAAGTCGTATTCCAACCATAAAAGCAGCCTTGAACTTAAGCGATGGTCAATTAGGAAGCATTCTTTTTGCTTTGCCTGTTGGACAATTAACGATGATGTATTTTTCAGGTAAATTGGTTACTCGTTATGGAAGTCATCGGATTTTGCCTTTTGCAATTGTGATGTATGCGGTGAGTTTAACGAATATTGGACTGGCGCAAAATGCGTGGCAATTGGCGCTTGGATTATATGCTTTCGGAATCTTTGGTAACCTGACTAATATTTCTGTAAACACTCAAGGGGTTTATACAGAAGGACTTTTTAGAAGAACAATTATGTCTTCATTCCACGGGATGTGGAGTTTGGCAGGATTTACTGGTGCATTGGTAGGATTGGGAATGTTGGCATTGCAACTCAGTACATATACCCATTTCCTAATTGTTGCTTTTATTGCATTTTTGTTGATTGCATCAAATTTTAAATTTTTGATTAAGGCCAAAGAAACCATTAAAACAGAGAAGAAAAAAGGATTCAGTAAACCAGATGCTACGTTAGTTTTGCTTGGAGTTATTGGATTTTGTTGTATGGCCAGTGAAGGAATTATGTTTGATTGGAGTGGTGTTTTTTTTAAAGACATAGTCAAAGCGCCTGGCGCTTTAATAATTTTAGGTTACACTTCATTTATGATTATGATGGCGAGTGGTCGTTTTTTCGGAGATAAATTAATCAATAGATTTGGGCGAAAAACGGTAATCAAAATTAGTGGAATTATGATTTCATCCGGTTTCTTTACCGCAGTTGCTTTTCCTTATATAATACCCTCAATGATTGCTTTTATGATTATTGGATTGGGAGTTTCTACAGTTGTGCCTACTTTGTATAGCATTGCAGGTAAACATCCAACAATACCAACTGGCGAAGCTTTGACCACTGTTTCAAGTGTGAGTTTTCTTGGATTTTTGATGGGTCCACCTGTTATAGGGTACATTGCCGAACTTTTTAGTTTGCGATTTTCATTCGCCTTTATTGGGATTTTTGGTTTTTTTATCGCTTTTATGGTTAGCCGAATTAAAGCTATTGATTAA
- the rseP gene encoding RIP metalloprotease RseP translates to MEIVIKLSQFLLSLSLLIILHELGHFIPAKLFKTRVEKFYLFFDLKYSLLKKKIGETEYGIGWLPLGGYVKISGMIDESMDKEQMALPAQPWEFRSKPAWQRLIIMLGGVTVNFILAFIIYIGMAYAYGDSYISNADMKDGLLIENQAMINAGFKSGDKIVAVDGEKIVRFDKEISSKIILAKDVVIERNGIEQTIKMPNDFIDQLSKFEKAPLVAIRVPFAITEVPTESLNKELKAKDIIVSLNGQKTKYLDEVQSVLEKNKNKTIPAVVLRNQKEVAINVVVSNVGKMGVSIGALGLETLEKLGYYKITHQKYSFLESIPFGIEKGKDQLVGYGKQLKMIFNPETKAYKQVGGFHAIYNIFPSSWSWEVFWSITAILSIMLGVMNLLPIPALDGGHVMFLLFEIVSGKKPSDKFLENAQMVGFVLLISLLLFANGNDIYKAIVGK, encoded by the coding sequence ATGGAAATAGTTATCAAGCTTTCTCAATTTTTATTGAGCTTATCATTACTTATTATACTTCACGAATTAGGGCATTTCATTCCTGCAAAATTATTCAAAACCAGAGTCGAGAAATTTTATTTATTTTTTGACTTAAAATATTCCCTTCTAAAAAAGAAAATTGGCGAAACCGAATACGGAATTGGCTGGTTGCCTCTTGGCGGTTATGTAAAAATATCCGGTATGATCGACGAAAGCATGGACAAGGAACAAATGGCTTTGCCTGCACAACCCTGGGAATTTAGATCCAAACCAGCTTGGCAACGTTTGATAATAATGTTGGGTGGTGTAACGGTAAACTTTATACTTGCTTTCATTATCTATATTGGTATGGCTTATGCTTATGGAGATTCCTATATTTCAAATGCCGATATGAAAGACGGTCTTTTGATCGAAAATCAAGCGATGATAAATGCGGGATTCAAATCGGGTGATAAAATCGTTGCTGTTGATGGAGAAAAAATTGTACGTTTTGACAAGGAAATCAGTTCTAAAATTATCTTGGCTAAAGATGTGGTTATTGAAAGAAACGGCATCGAACAAACAATAAAAATGCCAAATGATTTTATAGATCAATTATCTAAATTCGAGAAAGCTCCTTTGGTAGCAATACGAGTTCCATTTGCAATCACAGAAGTTCCAACAGAATCTTTAAACAAAGAGCTTAAAGCAAAAGATATTATTGTGTCTTTAAATGGTCAAAAAACAAAATATCTTGATGAAGTACAATCTGTTTTAGAAAAAAACAAAAACAAAACCATTCCTGCTGTCGTTTTACGTAATCAAAAAGAAGTAGCTATTAACGTAGTTGTTTCGAATGTTGGAAAAATGGGAGTTTCAATAGGCGCTTTAGGACTTGAAACACTTGAGAAACTGGGTTATTACAAAATTACGCATCAAAAATACAGTTTCCTTGAATCAATCCCTTTTGGAATTGAAAAAGGAAAAGACCAATTGGTTGGATACGGAAAACAATTAAAAATGATTTTCAATCCAGAAACCAAAGCGTACAAACAAGTAGGAGGATTTCATGCCATTTATAATATTTTTCCAAGTTCTTGGAGCTGGGAAGTTTTCTGGAGCATCACGGCTATATTATCGATAATGCTTGGAGTTATGAACTTATTGCCTATTCCGGCACTTGACGGAGGACATGTGATGTTTTTATTGTTTGAAATCGTAAGCGGTAAAAAACCAAGCGACAAATTCCTTGAAAATGCCCAAATGGTTGGTTTTGTACTACTTATCAGTCTATTGCTTTTTGCGAATGGAAATGATATTTATAAAGCGATTGTAGGTAAATAA
- a CDS encoding Gfo/Idh/MocA family oxidoreductase yields the protein MQKIKTALLSYGMSGKVFHAPFLDFHPGFELVGSWERSKQLIQLDYPNVKSYPTLEEVLQDDIDLVIVNTPVGTHFEYAKQVLLAGKNAVVEKAFTTTVAEAQELVNLAKEKGLKLSVFQNRRWDSDFKTVQKVVADKVLGELVEAEFHFDRYNPLLSPKGHKETVNSGAGILKDLGPHLIDQALFLFGFPQSVFADIRVTREHSLVDDWIDILLYYADFRVRLKAGFFVREANPAYVIHGKKGSFLKPRGDVQEDDLKLGKKPNLTTWGTEAPGNEGLLHTEIDGRIIKEKVETLQGNYYDFFEGVYQSIISDTKEPVTAKEGLQVMQIIEAAIESNAQGKVIML from the coding sequence ATGCAAAAAATAAAAACCGCACTACTGTCTTATGGAATGTCTGGAAAAGTTTTCCATGCTCCTTTTTTGGATTTTCATCCAGGATTTGAATTGGTTGGTTCTTGGGAAAGAAGTAAACAATTAATTCAATTGGATTATCCAAATGTAAAAAGTTATCCAACTCTAGAAGAAGTGCTTCAGGATGATATTGATTTGGTTATTGTAAATACGCCGGTTGGAACTCATTTTGAATATGCCAAGCAAGTTTTGCTTGCCGGGAAAAATGCGGTGGTGGAAAAAGCCTTTACTACTACAGTTGCCGAAGCTCAGGAATTAGTGAATTTGGCCAAAGAAAAAGGATTGAAGCTTTCGGTTTTCCAAAATCGAAGATGGGACAGTGATTTTAAAACCGTACAAAAAGTGGTTGCCGATAAAGTATTGGGCGAATTGGTGGAAGCCGAATTTCATTTTGATCGTTATAATCCACTTTTGAGTCCAAAAGGACATAAGGAAACTGTTAATTCTGGTGCTGGAATTCTGAAGGATTTAGGGCCACATTTAATTGACCAAGCATTGTTTTTATTTGGGTTTCCCCAAAGTGTTTTTGCCGATATTCGAGTAACACGAGAACATTCTTTGGTAGATGATTGGATTGATATTTTGCTATATTATGCAGATTTTAGAGTGCGATTAAAAGCTGGCTTTTTTGTTCGAGAAGCTAATCCTGCGTATGTTATTCACGGGAAAAAAGGTTCTTTTCTGAAACCACGTGGTGATGTTCAGGAAGATGATTTAAAACTAGGGAAGAAACCAAATCTTACCACGTGGGGTACTGAAGCTCCGGGTAACGAAGGATTGTTGCATACAGAGATAGACGGAAGAATTATTAAGGAGAAAGTCGAAACATTACAGGGAAATTATTATGATTTTTTTGAAGGTGTTTATCAGTCAATTATTAGTGATACCAAAGAACCGGTTACAGCTAAAGAAGGATTGCAGGTAATGCAAATTATTGAAGCTGCTATTGAAAGTAATGCTCAAGGAAAAGTCATTATGTTGTAA